A stretch of DNA from Methanobrevibacter sp.:
CATTACCCAACTTTACAAAAACAACAGGCAAACCTGTATCTTGACACATTGGAATGCCTTTTTCTTCAGCAAGTTCAATATTTTTTAAAATAGCTTCAATATTTAACCTTGCAAGTTCATGTTCTTCAATTTTAAGTGCATCTTCAAGTGATTTTTTTACATCATCACCAAGAACGATAACTGCCTGTTTGTAAAGTTCATAAACAGTATCTTTAATAATATCTTTAGTAATCAAAATAAAACCCTTTATAAAATTATTTAATGTTATTTTTGATTTTTGAAATATTTATATGTTAATAACATTGATTGGGCAAACTTCAACGCAATCTCTGCAAAGGTTGCATTTTTTTGAATTAATGGTAATAGCTCCACCTAAAACTTCAATAGCATTCTGCTTGCAGACTTTCATACATGGCGCATCTGATGGTTGGCAGTGCATACAAAATAAGGTTGGAGTGTCAACATTTGGTGTTTGTTGACAGCTTCCGCAGGTTGTACAAGTTGTACAGTTACCTGAATTGAACATAATTTTAATCTTCTAAGACAAGTCTTGCTCTTGCTTGACTTGTAATGACATGAACAAAGCCACCTTTTTTACTGTCAGGTTCGTATAATCCAGCCATTTTAGCCAAATATTTTTCTTGATTTTTAGATTTGACTTTAGCAGGGTCAACAACACTGATAGCTCTTTTTGTACAAGCTTTGATACATGCAGGTCCTTCTTCTCTATCAGCACAGAGGTCACATTTTTCAGCGATATTTGCTTCAAAGGTCATTGCACCAAATGGACAAGCCATAACACACAATCCGCAACCGATACATTTTTCTGTGTTAACTCCTTCATCGGTTACAGCTTCTGTAGGACAGATTGTTATACATGGTGCACTTTCGCAGTGTTGACATACAATGGAATAAAAAGAAGAATGGTATTCTACAATTTTTATTCTACTAGATTTATGAACTGATGCACACATGTTTTCACAATTCATACATCCGTCACATAAATTACTGTTAACAGAAATTTTTTCCATTGTATCACCTTATAAACCTAATTCTTCACACTCTGCATCAACATATTTTTGGATTTTTTCAATGAGTTCATCATCCAAGTGTCTGAATCTTTTTTGTGGTGCTAAATATTCTTTTACAGGTTTTCTTTCTTCAGGTCTGTAAGTGATTTCAAATTTACCATCAACGATTTCATATAAAATCCAAGATCCAGTTTCAACAGCTAATCTACCCATTTCAATAGTTTTTTCTGAAGGATATCCCCAACCAGTAGTACATGGTTGTTGTAAGTGGATATATGCAGGACCTTTAGTTTCTGCAGCCTTTTTCACTTTGTTAACATAATCTTCAGGATATGCGATTGATGCGGTAGCTACATATGGAATTCCGTGTGCTGCCATAATCATAGGCATGTTTTTCTTAGGTTTGTCTTCACCGAAACTTGCACTTCCTTTTGGTGAAGTAGTAGTGGTTGCACCGAAAGGTGTTGCTCCACTTCTTTGAATACCTGTGTTCATGTAAGCTTCGTTATCATAACAGATGTAGGTCATGTTGTGGCCTCTTTCCATAGCTCCGGATAATGATTGTAAACCGATATCTACAGTTCCTCCGTCACCACCGAAAGCAACAACATTTACATCATCTTTTCCTTGAATTCTAAGTGCACTTTCCACACCAGATGCAACAGCACCTGAGTTTTCAAATGCTACGTGAATGAATGGAATTTCCCATGCAGTTTCCGGATATGGTGTAGTCATAACTTCAAGACATCCGGTAGCGGAAATAGCTACAGTATTTTCACCTAATGCATTTAATGCTAATTTAACTGCAATAGATGCTCCACAACCAGCACAACCTCTGTGTCCTGGTGCTAATAAATTTTTATCAGGAATGTCCACCATTTTTATTCCTCCTTAAGTCCAATCCATGTGACGTCTTTTTCAGGCACATTTTTGGTTTTTTCATAAATTTCATGTATTGATTCAGGAGTGATGTCTCTTCCACCTAAACCAGTAATGAATCCGTAGATTTCTTTATCAATTTTAACTTTCATATCAGCATATAATGCTCCACCAATTCCGAAGGAGAAGTTTTTATCAACAACAGCTATTTTATCACAGTCTTTAACAACTTCATTGATAGCATCAACTGGGAATGGTCTGTAAGCTCTGATTTTAAGTAAACCAACTTTTTCGCCTTTAGCTCTTAGTTCATCAACAATAACTCTAATGGTACTGCAGAGTGAACCCATTGCGACAAAGATAATTTCTGCATCGTCAGTTTTGTACGGTTCAACAAGACCATATTTTCTTCCAAAAATTTCAGCGAATTCATCG
This window harbors:
- the porB gene encoding pyruvate synthase subunit PorB, whose product is MVDIPDKNLLAPGHRGCAGCGASIAVKLALNALGENTVAISATGCLEVMTTPYPETAWEIPFIHVAFENSGAVASGVESALRIQGKDDVNVVAFGGDGGTVDIGLQSLSGAMERGHNMTYICYDNEAYMNTGIQRSGATPFGATTTTSPKGSASFGEDKPKKNMPMIMAAHGIPYVATASIAYPEDYVNKVKKAAETKGPAYIHLQQPCTTGWGYPSEKTIEMGRLAVETGSWILYEIVDGKFEITYRPEERKPVKEYLAPQKRFRHLDDELIEKIQKYVDAECEELGL
- a CDS encoding 4Fe-4S dicluster domain-containing protein, which produces MFNSGNCTTCTTCGSCQQTPNVDTPTLFCMHCQPSDAPCMKVCKQNAIEVLGGAITINSKKCNLCRDCVEVCPINVINI
- a CDS encoding 4Fe-4S dicluster domain-containing protein, whose translation is MEKISVNSNLCDGCMNCENMCASVHKSSRIKIVEYHSSFYSIVCQHCESAPCITICPTEAVTDEGVNTEKCIGCGLCVMACPFGAMTFEANIAEKCDLCADREEGPACIKACTKRAISVVDPAKVKSKNQEKYLAKMAGLYEPDSKKGGFVHVITSQARARLVLED